A window of Punica granatum isolate Tunisia-2019 chromosome 8, ASM765513v2, whole genome shotgun sequence genomic DNA:
CTCCCGGGGTGAAACCTTCTCAGGGCCGAACGGCTTTAGAAGCACACCTAGCTCCTCGAACCTCTCCTGCTGCAACAATCGAGCACTGAACTCGAGCAACCCTTCCAATGCCTCGGCTCGCTGCTGGTACGATGAGGTATCGAACTTCCGCTGCCGAAACTCATTAGAAGAAGAGGATGTTCTCAAGATCCCACCAGTTGTGAGGATGTTGCTATTATTTTTAGTATTGCCATTGTTATTCTGTGAGCTTTCACTTCGTGGAGCTTCTTTCGGATGGTGGACTGTGCATTTGTCCTTCGTGATTGAGCAGTCAGGATTGGCAGGCGAGAGTTGTGGACCCTTGATGTCTGGCAAGATCGAGTCTTCTGGTGATGTCAGGGGGAACTCGGCAATCTTGTCGATACGAGGTTTGTTGACTGAGACGTTGGGAGATTCGGTGCTTCGAAAGAGGTCGACATTAGCTGTGTATGGAGGGCCCATAGTTGATGGTCTAGTTGATAGCGGGAGGGATACTCGGCGCGATGACCGGGATGATTTCCTGGCCGGAGTTCGAGACACTTTTGCTGTAGTCGAGCGCCTCCTGGGAGTAGAAGCTTCCATTACTGGTGTCAGTCTCGGGGTTCTTGCAAAACCCAGTGGAACATCTGAGACTTTCGACCTATCACTGCCAAAATCTTCCGAGGCATGCCCGATTGATAACTCTTCAAATGTTCGATTCAAGCTCCCGAAATCATATGCTCGCCGAGAAAGGGACGACGAGGAGTCGTGTTCGGTCACCGAAATGCTAGGATTCAACGTCCGGTCATTGCTGAAAGACCATCTCTTCTCCCTATCAGTCGACATGGGAATAGATTCAGGGGTGTCCATAAATCGGATCTTCTTCATGTAGTTCCGGGGGGACCACTGCATAGGGTAAGTGTGCCTCCGGGGACTGTTCAGCTTGAGATGGATCTTGAGAACATAAGGCTGAAGATGTGGGTGATTGAGCAACTCCGCAGCCTGACAGAAACAGAATTATGCTTCAATATGGATAATTTACTAATGTGTACgcagggagaaaaaaaaaacactaaaACCATAACCGAATTCGATTAAATTAGTCCTTCTAGGGTCAGATACTTCAGGGGTAGACCATTACCAGTTCAAACCTGCCATGATCAGACTGAATTGGATATAATAGTCTATTCGGGGCAATTTTTGCCCAAGATACTGAGATCAAACTAGTCTTTTGACCATTCTCATAGAACTAAAACTGGAAGCGAAGCAAATAAATCTTGCATAATATGCCCAACCCAGTATTTACCAACAGGACTAGCTAGTTTCTAATTTGAAATGAACTTTCGAGTAAgcatttgtactttttttagttttttttttaacataaaaaaggaaaacacaCCGATGTCCAAGAGCGAACTTCTTTGCAAGCCAATCAATGCCTCCAAGTGGTGATCCAGTTTGGTcaattgaaattttgtatttattttcattttcaaatgaGTTATGCTTACAGTCTTGGCTGTTTATGACTCTAAAAGGGCAAAATATAATCGTGACAAGTAAGGAATTATGAACATACACTTGGTCTCAGCTCAGGATTTTTCCGCAGCATGCTTTTGATAAGCCCCCGACTGAAATATATTACAAACATAGACATAAGATCAGGAAACTAGGTGATATTCAGATACTGGTAATGGCACAGGAAATAGTAAGTGATCCAGGAAGTAGAGATGGAAGGTCGAGAAAGTGGAAAAAGAGCTCACAGGGCCCCCGAATACATGGTGGGAAGGGGAGCCACAATCGACttgtttattttgttaatgaGAGCCTGCATATCCTGCGAGGGTAAAAGAACATGCAGGGAATCACTAATTCTTGATTGAACACATACTTTTCGCACAACCAATTCACAGATTTGGACAAATCATTTATTTAGTTGTGATGACAAATCGTCCATACAGTATCTCATTAGATGGTTTTGGAAACATTACTTCCTTGATTGGTTCGTTCCACAAATAAGAGAAATTTGAGTTTATGCAATTGTCTTTATGAATAATTCCTCTACCTGGGAAATTGTTACACAGCCTTACCAGATTGACAGTCAATTGCATCTTTtggttcaccaaaaaaaaaatcatcttttgcatttgaaagggaaaaaaaataacagcAAGATTACCTCAAATAAATTCAATAAAGCAATGACATAAAGAAGATTGTGTGCGATGAAAACAAGGAATGCTCCTCAAATGATGAGAAAGCAAAACGTACATACTTTGTTCTTACATTATGAGCCATATTCACTAGAAAACCTTCGGATGTTTAGTTTAATTCTATTTCAGAGACTTTCTTTGCTTAAATTTGTCAATGGAAAATGAACTTTTTGttggaagaaagaaaatcagCAAAATATCATATGGCTAAAATGGGATGTTCGACTTACAAAAGCTTTAAATGCAGGCCTGTGTGCAGTCATTTCATACATACAGCATCCTGCAAATAGTATTAGAAAAGGTGGTTCTCTGAAACCAAAATTTCGAtgaagaaaatgcaaaaagcATTGCACGCAGATGGTTACTATCATAAATTACCTAAAGACCAAATATCTGACTTGGAACCATAAGGTATATCGGCAAGAAGCTCGGGGCACATATAACTTGGAGTTCCAACAACCTGGATCCATCAGCCCAAAAAGAGCTAGAATTGATCAAACTTAATCAAGCCACAGGCAGGCCCAGAAGAGTCCCACCAGTCCGATCATATACTTACAGAGGAAGCGAGATCATCAGAAGTTAACATCTTTGCAAGACCAAAATCACCTGCACcaattataaaagaatatattgcCATGAAATTCAAATGGATTTAGATATAAGGGCCTAATTAAGGAAGTGGGGTTGATAATTCACCTAGGCGAATGTCTTGGTCTTTGGTCAAGAATATGTTTGAGCACTGAAGAAATCAGAGAAAATCGTAAGTCTGGCGCAGCAAAAGGAACAAGAAACATGAAAACATATTTCTGAAGAAAGTTATGATAAGATATGCCACGAGCCTTGACATCACGGTGAAGAATATGGTTGGAGTGCAAGTAATCAAGAGCCATAAGGAGTTCAACCAGCCACTTGCATATTTTCTGCATCAATCAATGAATCAGCATGAGAAAACTTACTAATATCCAACTGTACCAGCCCATTCAACCGTGAATTGTTTCTTGGACAAAGGATATGCACATTTACCGCTGTGAATTGCCAGTTCTCTCAGGTAACAAAACCTGAACTGCAcagtttttaatattttatatctaGAACATATATCTCActgtttttaaaataaaacataagtAATCGCTAATACGCACTTAACCTTCATTGAACCCATGAAAACATGCCTTGCCAGTTCAATGTTGGTCTGGTTCTAATGACTaccatataaataaatatatatatatatatatgtctaatACTGCTGTATGTACCAGAATACCAAACTCTGTGCCAACAAAGAAGAATACACATGAGTTCAATAGAGGAATGCAAACCTCTTCAGAAAAGTGCGCCCCATTCACTCTTTTTATAGCTTCTGCCCTGCAGAGAATTTGCATCATCAAAGTAAGATTGTGTAGAGATAAGCAGGGATTATTATGTGCAAAGAAAAAGAGCTCTCTCAAATTATAATTCACAGAGAGAAAGCACTACATGTCTCCACCCTCGCAATATCCGATAATAATGCATACATAGCAACCCTGCAATTGAGGATAGGAGAACAACGATTATGAAACTGATAAGCACATTGAGATTTTATTGAGAAAAGCATATTGACAAATAAAATGGACAAAAGTATAGCATATTTGGAATTAGAACGAACTTGCCTTCTCTACCCAGGAATCTTTGTACTCCACAATAAATGGATTGCGTACTTTAGATATAAGCTCCATCTACGTATAAAGGAAACCAGAAAGCTCATGAAAACCGGTGGCAGAGTTTCCGATagataaatgaataaaactTGAAATAAAAGGACAATGCTAATGGAGAAGtaaaaaaagcatatatagAAAGGCTAACCTCTTGGAAGGCTGATCTACGAGCCCTCTCGGTTTGCCGCGCAAGACGAATCTTTTTAAGGACATACCTGAGAGAAAAGTAGAACATAAAGAAGATGCTGAAATAGAAAAGGCAAACAGTAAGAATATTCTGTCTGCATACGTTTCAACCAATCGTGATAATATTTAGAGTGAACTTACTTCTTCCTTTCATGTTTATGCCTCACGAGCAGAGCAGAACCGAAAGAGCCTTTTCCAATCTGCTCCAGAACTTCATACTGTTCCATCCTCAGTACTAACTTCTGGTCCTCCCTCAACCCTTATTTCATGACACCTTTAACAGAATAACTAATGAAATTCAAAAATCAATCTATAGTAGAGCACCTTCCTTCTTTGAATGGTAAAATAAGTTAAAAGCCAGAATTTCAAGCACAACGATGCACACTGAAGAATGCATTACTTTACCTTAAAACCAAAGAAACCACTGACAAAGTCAATCAACAGAAAATCACAAGACATCATTTGATATGTCTTATTCCAAAATGACATGCCATGTGGAACAGAACATTAAAATCCTCCACTGATATAGCTGCTagaatctttttttcttaaagtCATATAAATAAGAACCTTGCACAGTTGTAGATCGGCTTCATTTGATGTTTGTTATTGAGGAACAAGGCTCCATCACCTATAGCATATTTAACTTTCATGGGAGGCGAAAAATAATAGTTTGGATTTTGGAATATGACATGGTCTGTATCCCTAGTTTTCCAAAAGAGGGTCCTCTGTTGGCTGTGAGTTGTCATCACAATTTAACAAGCCTAAAGCACTTCACAACTAAAATATCCACATGCCTAAGAACCATTTAATTGCAGGGAACACAAAAAGCCGTGCACATGTAGCCAGCTGAAACTTTAACTATTGCCGGCACAAAACCAGGGACACTATGACTGAAGTTGTATCCAATTTGATAAAGAACATACTTGGATATGTTTATTTAGGCAGAAAGACATTTGATGCAACTAAAGCTTTGTCCaatggagagagagatagatTCAGTTTCAGCCCAAAGAACATTTGCACTGAAAATGGTATATGTCCAAAAACAAACTTTTACGGGCATAGAAGGTTCCTATAGCATTTGGTACAAAAGCAAAAGGAAAGGCAGACTAACCAATTTCCCGAGCTAAACCTAAGCTTCTGATGCCATGAGTGCTTGCTAGAGTTGTGATATCAGGTTAACCAAAACACATGGAACCAATCTCTAGCTTATAGGCCTGCAAATCAGAGTGGAACCCAGAAGGAAAGTAGCTGCATCAAGAAAAACCAATATTGTAAGTGAATAAAAAAGTGTAGGATATATAGAATTTATTTACCTACCAAAGTtgttccttaaaaaaaaaagaccttTCCCAAATGGGAAATCATGAAGAGATGAGCTACAGGATCAAGAAACGGTCTCTACTGAGCTGAAAGAACTTACACAGACACGTAATACACAGAGCCCACAAAGGGAACGCTCtaaaaatttgaactttatGACTGCAATGATCGAAAAGATACGAACTGGGGCGTCCCTTACCCGGGCTAGGAGGatgaagaaggagatgaagagGAGAGTTGGGGCTCCATAGAAATGAATGAAGATACTGAGAAGGAACTGAGGGGATAAATTGGAGTGTTCTACTAACGTTTGTACTGTCGGAGGAGTagagatgagatgagatggTCCAGCGTCCAAATTgaaagagagacagagaaaGCGGCAACAGAATTGAAAGGAAAACGAAAGTGGAACTTCACGAAGTTCAAATGttcaaattaattatctttttcacagagagagagagagagagggagggagggagaggtcAAATGTCAACATCAGCTTTGCCTTCTTTCTATCTATGGGTCTTTTCTATATTATTTatctaattttgattttgatttgatttgatttgatttgattaattctttcattaattaatcaattaactttttgttgaattatagGCAGCCCAATCTTGATTTGTTCCTGTTCATGGAGATTCCTGAAAGCGACCTGATTAGGAGAGGAGCTCTTCCTACTAGTAATGTAAGGTAGAACAGTTGCCCAATCTGTTCCCAACCTAACAAAAGGTTTGTCGAATTTTGCTTTTGCGATTTGCGGAAACCATCATGTGATTGCCATAATTGATTATGCATTCATAATCAAAGCACGGCAATCTCGTCCCATCTAAGCGGCATTGTGGTTTTATCCTCAAGATAGAAATCTATTGGGTAAAATACACTCTCATCTCTTACGGTGCGTTTGGTTCCTGAGTTAaattaactttgattttaattgtgaaaaaagacaaataagatgagattataaatttgacttgaaaacgtgtgttcttattatgtagtagttgagttaaagttaaagttaaattttttgacttggaaaatgtgtatttttattgtgtagtgtgttgagttaaagttaaaagttaaaatttttgttattttaactctgaaaccaaacagagtatttggcccgtttgttttcagggttaaaatcacaaaaattttaattttaactttaactcaacccactacacaacaaaaatacacattttccaagtcaaaaaatttaattttaactataactcaacacactacacaacatttgtcctttttccacaatcaaaatcaaaattattttaatactgaaatcaaacgcactaTTAAAGTTTTACTCAATAACACTAACCTCcttctcaaaaaaaaattgacccTCTACCATATTGACCATATTGACTCGataagaaaattcattttttgtcTCAACTTTTGAAtgcttttcaatttcatcataattcTTGTTGTTTGATCTTATTCTTGATATTACGTGGTTTGTCTACCTTGATTTATTGTTTAAATTACAATTGATCTATCGATTTACAATACTTTTAAGAGTAatatctttttcaaaatttttaaaaagtaactCCTAAACAATATTTGATACTTTCTATGATATCTTAAACTGCTACTTTTGATATCTTGATCACGAGAGATGCCTATAACCATGCAATATTTTTGTGAATAGAATACTTttgtaataaagaaaaactataATAGACGTAAAGAGTTTGTCCAAAGTCGATTCCCGTTCTCAACTCATAACCAATATGAGCTCGAAGTTTCCTTCGTAACTCTCGGAACTTCTTCGTAGTGGCTCTTTTCCAATCACTCATTTCATAGGGAACCTCAAAGTGgctctatttcattatattccGTCCATATCACAATTCCATCCATTTAATATGCATTTGGTGTCATTGACATAAGAGATGTCGTTTCTAGTACATATCTTTCTATATatggaaaattcaaaaatcatcatataataatccagaaattgaaatagaaaagaaaaggggaggtttgtaatgattttgaaatctttTATACTGGGTGTATCCTTATGCACGAAGATAATCAATTCGGTCATTATGGTCGGATTTTATTATGGATTTTTTACCACATTCTCCATAGGGCTCTCTCATCTCTTCCTTCTCCGAGCTCGGATTAtggaagaaggagaggaaggaACCGAGAAGAAGGTATAAGCAACAACGGATTTTATTGCGAGACAGTTCATGATGTTCATATCGATCTATTATGCGCCTTTGCATCTATCATTGGGTAGACCTCATACAATAATTGTCCTAGCTCTACCTTATCTTTTGTTTCATTTCTTCTGGAACAATCACAAacactttttttattatggatTTACTACTAGAAATTCAATGCGTAATCTTAACATTCAATGGATATTCCTGAATAATCTCATTATTCAATTATTCAACCATTTCATTTTACCAAGTTCAATGTTAGTCAGATTAATCAACATTTATATGTTTCGATGAAACAACAAGACGTTATTCGTAACAAGTAGTTTTGTTGGTTGGTTAATTGGTCACATTGTGTTCATGAAATGGGCTGATTGGTATTAGTCTAgatacaacaaaataaaagtattcACAGAGACCCTCGATGGTCTAGACAGGAGGCTATTAAATCAGTGAATGCTTGTACCCCTTCATATTCCCATTCCAAGTGGTAATTGCCGGCTATGTTTTCCTACTATTATGCTAAGGTGGTAGCCTATACTATCCCCTCCTTTGCTCCTTGTTgtcattcattttttatttattaacttttaaaacttatactattattctgaaaaaattccatattaacaaattatataGAGAACTCGTGGTTCTAAGAAGCGACCATTCTCCTCATGAAAGTTGTATGCAGTACTTTGGCAATAATAATCTAAGGTAAAATTGTTGCTGCAACAGAGGCGTAGGCGGGTGTACGAAATCTTACGCGGCTGTTGAGGAAAGCAATCAAGTGGCAAGACGGAGGAAGGCATAATCGGGTCAGGCTTTCGATAGAGCAGTTAGTAAGCAGTAGATGGGAGAAAGATGGGGGAGGTATAGCCGTGCAGGAAACAGAGCAACAGTAATGTGGCGCTCCATGTGTGGctgtaaattataaaatgaacGAAAATGCGTCAATTGTGTTGTGCGGAGAGTCACGAGCATATGTAGGCACCATTTGGCCAAAAAGCCGCAAGCAGATTGGTGATTAAGCAAATGGGGGCACGCACAGAGGACAGGGCATACATGCAAGCGGTGGAGTGAGATGACCCAGAGCAGCCCACGCCAAAAACCAGTGACACGAGCTTTTTCTACGAACAGTTTACGTGCGCAACGTTATAGGCAACGCCAGAAAGGATGGAAGAAAGCGGGCGCTCCGTGATGGatgttttataatttacatGTAACTGAAGTCCATCGGAAAGGCACGAATGGACGGGGGTAACTGAAATTCTTTGGAAAAGGCACGAATGGAAGGGGTGCGTCGTTCAGTAGGAGCGTTGAAGCAATTTGGTGGCAGGGAGGGCAATTCAATGCAACGGGCAGGAGAGTCGTTGCGGGAAATTTGCAGGGGCGGGAATCAGATGACATAATTTCCAGTGGGGACAGGGGCAAAAGtggaaatataaaaatatggtATTAACCGCACCTTTTTATGTAGGGTAGGTAAAGggtaaataacataaaaattcaattatctTCGTCAAGTTTCTtgatatatcaattttttatttttagcatgaaaaaatcacaatatttttctctattttcctGATTTATCAATTCATTAATTAGGCTGTCAAaattgctgacgtggccgttAATAGCGTTGATGTGGCAAACTTTTTCATATGAAAAATCACACACATAAAATAACGCAATTTAGCTAAAAGTCACGCACACAAAACACATCGGAAGCAGCAGCAATAGTTGGGCACGGTAAGCAACAGTTGGGCATGGAAAACAAGGTAGGCAGAGCTACAGCAGCTGGGTGCCAGAAGCAGCAGCAAGTGAGCACGGAAAAGAGTAACAGCTAAGCACAGGAAAGAGCAACAATTGGGCATCGAAAGCAAGCTAAGCAACAGCAGTTGGGGACAAAAAGCAACAGCAACTGGACACCATAAGCAATAGTGCCTGGTTCGAATGGATGAGCTCTGGACTGGAGAGGACGGAATCGGGAGGTGAAAGGGGAATTAAGAGGCGGAATCAACTGGAGACAAAGGAATCGACTGTTGGAATCGACTGGAGACACAAAATCGGGACCTAGAGCGACAATAGATGAAGCCGCATTGATAGCGGAGGCAAAGCAACAAACAATGGAATCGTGAAGAATTGGAAGATAGGGTTccttttttgactttttttaactttatcaaatataataatataacaacatatacaaataataataagataaaaatagGTTCAACATATCGGTTATTGTTCCGGTTTTGAATACCCAGCGATATGAGACCGAAATCAGTTTTCACCGATTCTTGAAATTACTACCTAGACCCTATCCTAATTTCAATTTGACTTATCCAAAACCTACCTTCCTATCGGTTCTGGTTCTACCCGGTACATGCACACCTCTAGTCACCGTCCCTCCGATTTACTCGAAAATATGTTTTAGTATACAGAGAAAGAGGAAGACAAAGAATGAGAGTCGTGGGTCCGACGATCAACGAGTTGCCGAAACAAGCTTCCGACGATTGCGGGGAACTGCTAGAGAAATAGGGAAGGAGTGAGGACAAGGCAAAGagttttttcttaatttcattttatttaaaatcttttaaaaaaagaaattttaatttaaaaatcaacACCACGTCAGATGTAGTTTTAAATGTTGCCAGCCACATCACCAGAAGCTAACGGCGCTAGAGAGGCAAATCACAGAGTGCACCTGATTGTAACAAATTTGAACGCCATGTACCAAATCTGAACCAAAAATTCATTTTGTATCAAAGTGCTACATTCAGCAAATATTTTGCACCAATAGTGTAATTAATTCCATGCCAAAATAAGTTAAACCATGCTAAAGTAATCGGTCCCAATATCCAGCAAGTTCAACCATGCCAAATTTTTATAGATGTTGATGTGCACAAGTTCGGTTAAAATGATTATTTTGGCATGATTAtcaggggtgtgcacgggtactgggtagctcgtattgaaaatatggtagGTTTCGGGTATTAAAATCAGGAACCGGTGAAAATTGGTTTCGATTCCGGTTCTTGCCTACAGGGTACTCGGAAtcggttatttattaaaacaaaaaaagagaaaagagtaaagttactgGCTTCTCTAATGAATCTGAACAGAAGcactttgttgtgtgagattgtattatggatgtttaattttatcgatggattgatgagatatattatttttttttgttgtggattaatctaaatttgattaatattctatttggcgtgattactgattatgtatgtgatattttcggttttatttagcgagagaaaaaaatttacaagttcCAACAggatacccggaacctgtggtataatacaggttctaagtaggttccggttccagggttcaacagggtagggttcggttccaaaatcttgaaacatgTCAATTACAGGATATGGTCCaggtatcgtgaaaaatacagggtacGCGGAACCGATTACCCCTAATGATTATTGTCTTTACAATATAATATACTAAACTCCTTTTTTACTTAATGTGATAACAAATATtaatactttttattttcaaatgacAAACTTTTAACTATTTTAACACTTCTTTTCTGTTAAAAACTCTTTTTAACATTCAAATCaacatacaaatatataaatccctaattcaaacttataatcatttaaagaagtcatattttggtatatgtgattttttaaaaaagtcatattttggtagatgaaGAACATAAGCAAACTATTGATTTTTTGAAGTTActgatattttgataattgaatatttgatattttggtagatgaaGGAAAAAAGCAAACTACGTGATTTTCAGGTTAAATGGTTTACCACATCAACGCTATTGACGGCCACGTCCGTAATTTTGATAGCCCAATTAATGATTGATAGATTTGGTATTTGGTATACGGAGAAAAACGTTGTAATATTTTaggtcaaaaaataaaaaaaaattagcagatgaaaaaagtaatttagTTTTTAGGCTATTaaccttaaaataaaatataaaattagggTTGCACTGTCTGTGTCAATCTCTCTGCTCTCTGTGTCTCTGGTCTCTGTATCTGTCCTGCGCCGGCGTCCCCCGTGAGCCCGTCCAGGCGTCGatatcctcctcctcctcctcctcctcctctcagGCTCTCCATTGCCGTCGCCCCTCTCAGCTCGGCCGCCTGCGCGTCTCAGCCCTCCCTCTCAGCGACTTTCAGCCCTCGCCGTCCTTCTGTCCCTCCCAGTGGATCACAGTGGTGTGGCCGTGGGGGACTTGGAGACTTTGAGGGTTCTTTCAATTGAAGGTTGAAAATCCTCGACCATTCAGTTAACTGGACATAAaaatttgtactttttttttacttgaatGGCTTCATTTACTTAATTCGGTTTTGATTACGGTTATAGTAATTATATACTTTGTCATGGGCTTGCCTCAAATTGTTTTGATTTGTGATACTATGGATGTCTTCCGTTCTCAAACATTGGTTCAGAATTGTTGCTTTATGATGCAAGCGGGTGACAAGCATAGCTTATTCTTGTTCCTTGGTTAACACGTCTGCATCTTATTTTGTTATGTACTAGTCAATTGATGCAAATTTTTTGGTTCGtgaaagtcgggattgatggTGATTGTTTTTGGCTTTTGAGTGAAAGAGTGGTGTATTGAGAACAGACCAGTAAGAATGGATTGGTCAGCTTAGTTTGCAGATACTGAACAGCTCTAATTATTCGCAGGAAGTCGTTTGCAGAAGGTATTATATTACGCTTGAGAGCTAATGGGGTTTTGCCTAGGTCTCTTCAGGACTAGAGTGACTTACTCGAGCTTCACGTGTTTTAAAACGTCCCCTTTTAATAGTCTTTCACGGTATCATTCTTGTTCTGGTGTCTGTCAGATGTTTCTTAATT
This region includes:
- the LOC116188628 gene encoding serine/threonine-protein kinase Nek1-like — protein: MEQYEVLEQIGKGSFGSALLVRHKHERKKYVLKKIRLARQTERARRSAFQEMELISKVRNPFIVEYKDSWVEKGCYVCIIIGYCEGGDMAEAIKRVNGAHFSEEKICKWLVELLMALDYLHSNHILHRDVKCSNIFLTKDQDIRLGDFGLAKMLTSDDLASSVVGTPSYMCPELLADIPYGSKSDIWSLGCCMYEMTAHRPAFKAFDMQALINKINKSIVAPLPTMYSGALRGLIKSMLRKNPELRPSAAELLNHPHLQPYVLKIHLKLNSPRRHTYPMQWSPRNYMKKIRFMDTPESIPMSTDREKRWSFSNDRTLNPSISVTEHDSSSSLSRRAYDFGSLNRTFEELSIGHASEDFGSDRSKVSDVPLGFARTPRLTPVMEASTPRRRSTTAKVSRTPARKSSRSSRRVSLPLSTRPSTMGPPYTANVDLFRSTESPNVSVNKPRIDKIAEFPLTSPEDSILPDIKGPQLSPANPDCSITKDKCTVHHPKEAPRSESSQNNNGNTKNNSNILTTGGILRTSSSSNEFRQRKFDTSSYQQRAEALEGLLEFSARLLQQERFEELGVLLKPFGPEKVSPRETAIWLSKSFKDTAV